The Ensifer adhaerens genome contains a region encoding:
- a CDS encoding glycosyltransferase family 4 protein translates to MHVAFVHRRGFCQFAALAAHLAQTGNEVTLVTETVDQRIPSTRVVRHRAEPGPRANAQMARHLSVPDHHVRIGHRVAETFEAMAKQGQVPDVIVGHTGWGSMMFVKDVLPNVPALGYCEFFYRADGADIGFAPDDQPDSDTRKRLRLRNMAQLLSLEAMDGGISPTHWQRSLYPAEHRGRIAVCHEGVDTRVFRPDASASLKLPDGRVLKAGAPPIVTFVARDLEPYRGFPQALAAAAKVARAHPDALFVFVGGDGVSYGAPPPGGGSWREHLLQSLDVPADRFLFPGVVPHAVLRQLFQISAAHIYLTYPFVLSWSVLEAMACGALVIGSDTAPMQEVVSSGRNGVLVPFFDTDALAGAVSDALRHPEKYTDMRAAARRTIEQRFRLGDCIARQVMLLDKATNSASTSNISLVSSA, encoded by the coding sequence ATGCACGTAGCATTTGTACACCGGCGCGGCTTCTGCCAGTTCGCCGCGCTCGCGGCTCATTTGGCGCAAACCGGAAATGAAGTGACCCTGGTGACGGAAACCGTGGATCAACGGATTCCGTCCACGCGGGTCGTTCGCCACAGAGCCGAGCCAGGGCCACGGGCCAACGCGCAAATGGCAAGGCATCTGAGTGTCCCGGACCATCATGTCCGGATAGGTCACCGGGTCGCTGAGACCTTTGAGGCGATGGCGAAGCAGGGCCAGGTGCCCGATGTCATCGTCGGGCACACGGGCTGGGGCAGCATGATGTTCGTCAAGGACGTGCTGCCGAACGTTCCAGCGCTCGGCTACTGCGAGTTCTTCTATCGCGCTGACGGGGCGGACATCGGTTTTGCCCCGGACGACCAGCCCGATTCGGACACGCGAAAGCGGCTGCGCCTGCGCAATATGGCCCAGCTCCTGTCGCTGGAGGCGATGGATGGGGGTATCAGTCCGACCCATTGGCAAAGGAGCCTCTATCCGGCCGAACATCGCGGACGCATCGCCGTTTGCCATGAGGGCGTCGATACGCGCGTCTTCCGACCGGATGCATCGGCCTCTCTCAAGCTCCCCGATGGGCGGGTGCTTAAGGCCGGCGCTCCGCCGATCGTCACGTTCGTCGCCCGCGATCTTGAGCCCTATCGCGGCTTTCCGCAGGCGCTTGCGGCAGCGGCGAAAGTCGCGCGGGCACATCCCGATGCACTCTTCGTGTTCGTAGGCGGCGATGGCGTCAGCTACGGCGCTCCGCCGCCTGGCGGAGGCTCCTGGCGGGAGCACCTGCTTCAGTCCCTGGATGTGCCGGCCGACAGGTTCCTGTTTCCGGGCGTGGTGCCGCATGCCGTGTTGCGACAGCTCTTCCAGATTTCGGCGGCGCACATCTACCTGACCTATCCGTTCGTTCTTTCCTGGTCGGTGCTGGAGGCCATGGCCTGCGGCGCACTTGTCATCGGGTCGGACACGGCCCCGATGCAGGAAGTCGTGAGTTCCGGACGCAACGGCGTGCTTGTGCCATTCTTCGATACGGACGCGCTCGCAGGTGCTGTTTCCGATGCGTTGCGTCACCCGGAAAAGTATACCGACATGCGCGCGGCTGCCCGCCGGACGATCGAACAGCGGTTCCGGTTGGGCGATTGTATCGCGCGGCAGGTGATGTTGCTGGACAAGGCGACAAACAGTGCTTCTACCTCTAATATCTCACTGGTTTCATCTGCATAA
- a CDS encoding glycoside hydrolase → MRAAPWALLLAGQLCLAAIACASPALAEDAALARYGVNRLNLAWLDQAEQERVLKEIAGSGATHVRLSLSRPVEKSIEAVAMASRLGLHILLEIQLSNKSYYADAVRPRSGQGRIWDINRLSDLDLDRYRLGLREALTRLDGLGVRLEAVEPGNEINLAGYNGDLAVYPKPGQQTPRTVADLTDRSAFEEGLDRYIEVLQITRDEVRKSAKSGDAVIVSAGLSDMSAKEADRQGMERIDPAEVITLLRERGMDQHVDAYGIHIYPARKDPKAIKSVVTKLLEFCEPAESGRPCWVTEWGIANTARTCPVDDSQREGAMAAMRTVFSDMARAKRLDAAYYYDWDTQQAYRLWRCGTLSPAGALAITPRDN, encoded by the coding sequence ATGAGAGCAGCGCCATGGGCGCTGCTCCTTGCCGGCCAGCTTTGCCTGGCGGCAATCGCTTGCGCATCGCCAGCGTTGGCCGAAGACGCGGCTTTAGCGCGCTACGGCGTCAATCGGCTCAACCTCGCCTGGCTCGATCAGGCCGAACAGGAGCGCGTGCTCAAGGAGATCGCCGGTAGCGGCGCCACCCATGTGCGCCTTTCCCTGTCGCGGCCGGTCGAAAAGAGCATTGAGGCGGTCGCCATGGCCAGCCGATTGGGACTGCATATCCTGCTTGAAATCCAGCTTTCGAACAAAAGCTACTATGCCGATGCGGTTCGGCCGAGGAGCGGCCAGGGACGCATCTGGGATATCAACCGCCTGTCCGATCTGGATCTCGACCGATACCGATTGGGCCTTCGCGAAGCGCTCACGCGGCTGGATGGGCTCGGTGTTCGCCTCGAAGCGGTGGAGCCTGGAAACGAGATCAACCTTGCCGGCTATAACGGCGACCTTGCCGTCTATCCGAAGCCTGGGCAGCAGACGCCACGCACCGTTGCCGATCTCACGGATCGCTCAGCCTTCGAAGAAGGCCTCGACCGCTACATCGAGGTGCTCCAGATAACCCGGGACGAGGTGCGTAAAAGTGCCAAGAGCGGCGACGCCGTCATCGTTTCTGCCGGCCTCTCCGACATGAGCGCCAAGGAAGCGGACCGACAAGGCATGGAGCGGATCGATCCGGCTGAGGTGATAACACTTCTGCGGGAACGAGGAATGGACCAGCATGTCGATGCCTATGGGATTCACATCTACCCCGCCCGCAAGGATCCGAAAGCGATCAAATCCGTCGTCACCAAGCTCCTCGAATTCTGCGAGCCGGCGGAAAGCGGCCGGCCATGCTGGGTGACGGAGTGGGGGATCGCAAACACCGCGCGCACCTGTCCTGTCGACGACAGCCAGCGCGAAGGCGCGATGGCCGCGATGCGCACCGTCTTTTCCGATATGGCCAGGGCCAAACGACTGGATGCGGCATACTACTATGACTGGGACACGCAGCAGGCCTATCGGCTCTGGCGGTGCGGCACGCTCAGCCCGGCTGGTGCCTTGGCCATCACTCCAAGGGATAACTAA
- a CDS encoding TrkH family potassium uptake protein gives MHATLYQSAINIAAKAAFYLSLAMLLPAAVDLFYGHPDWRIFAVSAFITGGISLLTIAATQGGPPPFSRKMGFLVVNLLWVVISLVGAVPFWFSSLNLDFAKALFESVSGITTTGSTVITGLDFAPPGILLWRSLLHWLGGIGIVALGLFVMPYLRVGGMSFFKMESSDTTEKPFARIVTFTRAFILIYVVLTVACTIIYSYLGMSRFDALNHAMSTIATGGFSTHDASLGYFKSVPILWVATFFMTLSSLPFSVLILFIVRGRLDTLKDPQIIVFLSYLTVLALAASLYQRLANGVAASDALAHGFFTVSSILSTTGFASDDYMLWGEFIVALAFAATFMGGCSGSTAGGMKAYRFIIIFNSIRAGLFKLIYPNAVHTVRYGKGLVDIDVQRAVFMFFTAYMFIWAFGSLAMGAIGYDLITGASAVATALSNVGAGLGPIIGPAGNFSTLSDPALYLLSVMMLLGRLEILTVLVILTPLFWKD, from the coding sequence TTGCATGCAACTCTCTACCAGTCCGCGATCAACATCGCTGCGAAGGCAGCCTTCTACCTGTCGCTGGCGATGCTTCTTCCGGCGGCGGTCGACCTGTTCTATGGGCATCCGGATTGGCGGATCTTTGCTGTTTCGGCCTTCATCACCGGGGGGATATCGCTCCTGACGATCGCCGCGACGCAGGGCGGTCCTCCACCCTTTAGCCGCAAGATGGGTTTCCTCGTCGTCAACTTGCTCTGGGTCGTCATCTCGCTCGTCGGTGCGGTGCCTTTCTGGTTCTCATCGCTGAACCTTGATTTCGCCAAGGCCCTGTTTGAATCCGTCTCCGGCATCACCACGACGGGCTCGACGGTCATCACCGGTCTCGATTTTGCTCCCCCGGGTATTTTGCTTTGGCGCTCGCTGCTGCATTGGCTGGGCGGTATCGGGATCGTGGCGCTCGGGCTTTTCGTCATGCCTTACCTGCGTGTTGGCGGCATGTCGTTCTTCAAGATGGAATCCTCGGATACGACCGAGAAACCCTTCGCCAGGATCGTCACCTTCACGCGCGCCTTCATCCTCATCTACGTGGTGCTGACAGTTGCCTGCACGATTATCTACTCCTATCTCGGCATGAGCCGCTTCGACGCACTGAACCATGCGATGTCGACGATCGCGACAGGGGGCTTCTCCACCCATGACGCGTCGCTTGGCTACTTCAAGAGCGTGCCGATCCTCTGGGTCGCCACGTTCTTCATGACCTTGAGCAGCCTGCCGTTTTCGGTGCTCATTCTCTTCATCGTACGTGGTCGCCTCGATACGTTGAAAGATCCGCAGATCATCGTCTTCCTGTCCTATCTGACCGTGCTTGCGCTGGCGGCAAGCCTCTATCAGCGACTAGCCAATGGCGTCGCTGCGAGCGATGCGCTTGCGCACGGGTTCTTCACGGTCTCGTCGATCCTGTCGACGACGGGCTTTGCCAGTGACGATTACATGTTGTGGGGGGAGTTCATCGTTGCGCTTGCCTTCGCCGCAACCTTCATGGGCGGTTGCTCCGGCTCGACGGCGGGCGGCATGAAGGCCTACCGCTTCATCATTATCTTCAATTCCATTCGGGCCGGCCTCTTCAAGCTGATCTATCCGAATGCGGTGCACACGGTGCGTTACGGCAAGGGCCTCGTCGACATCGATGTCCAGCGCGCGGTCTTCATGTTCTTCACCGCCTATATGTTCATCTGGGCGTTCGGCAGCCTGGCGATGGGCGCGATCGGCTATGATCTCATCACGGGCGCATCCGCCGTTGCCACGGCGCTCTCCAATGTCGGCGCCGGGCTCGGGCCGATCATCGGGCCGGCCGGCAATTTCTCGACCTTGTCGGACCCCGCCCTTTACCTCCTATCGGTTATGATGCTGCTCGGCCGCCTGGAAATCCTGACGGTGCTCGTCATCCTGACGCCGCTCTTCTGGAAGGATTGA
- a CDS encoding glycosyltransferase yields MFSNSDPRDLIAIAMPLYGHAALALEAIESALASALSDCRIAIVVSVDGDPRHETFDQLLLFTAAYPDIHVVFGRNAGPGGARNRAIDYVLENLPEAKAVYFLDADNRVLPGTIETLYRQLRESGAGWVYTNIDTFSVSWRAHYGNHYSRLVHCITDNICDTGSMISIDVFRAGVRFNDDRQNGFEDWEFWLSCVEHGFVGTPCHETTFEYRLRAESRFKEANRDRATSVSFLRKRHRALFQRPMLVDFEHEECPRYLFARTEDAAISFFTDPTKQPKRLRLDDIIPAFWANTGEPDNVHFPPFVMAGSGATIDLLLRSRMLPNVLCHLERLSEKANVVFVHLGNDATQRKIEPTFLDAGSEHVGQPDLIFISTALLRDVIRNNALDWFASIGSQQVWPTSAVLNVRFPFPRALPRRTLITPQQVMINCVNAIATSPLRRTAGRRWTWRPPRLMPYSDLHKALRTEIGGSPVLPLGHSEAGKKTAALLVPNASFGGAEKVIYAASRELRAAGYETHLFVLGTSRMDVIDEFDASFDYVHFWDQGIPAWGGSGSFLGQDFIAEHHEVDWGALKGQLSGFDLVINNHVMAMHPLIARLRSEGTRTACYLHVVDNTPFKRPAGQPFAAIAHEHCYDAFLTCSEQLKFYLHSFGVPLEKIFAVPNGASFSVPPKVLAEVLQVRRIERKDDRLRLLYMGRLDQQKGIDRLAATISELRAAHVLFDARAIGGEILADASFSWTDRLKELGVDVRPPVFASRDLIKALGWADVLVMPSRWEGAPLMIAEAQQLGCVPIATAVGAVDELIVDREDGILIDAPSDPQVVRDMVKAITEVARDRNLLAPIMEGCLRTAARRAWPNSFAEFLGWCDTSVSNSSLSRAKVIRVRETSNTGVAAAV; encoded by the coding sequence ATGTTCAGCAATAGCGATCCACGCGACCTGATCGCGATTGCCATGCCGCTTTACGGGCATGCGGCACTGGCACTCGAGGCAATCGAGTCCGCACTGGCTTCGGCGCTTTCAGATTGCCGGATCGCCATCGTCGTCTCGGTCGACGGCGACCCGCGGCATGAGACCTTCGATCAACTACTGCTGTTCACCGCTGCTTATCCCGACATCCATGTGGTCTTCGGCCGCAATGCGGGGCCGGGTGGCGCACGTAATCGCGCCATCGACTATGTGCTCGAAAACCTGCCCGAAGCGAAGGCCGTCTATTTTCTCGATGCCGACAATCGCGTTCTGCCGGGCACGATCGAAACCCTTTACCGCCAACTGCGTGAAAGCGGCGCGGGCTGGGTCTATACCAACATTGATACCTTCTCGGTAAGCTGGCGGGCGCACTATGGCAACCACTATTCCAGGCTGGTTCACTGCATCACCGACAACATCTGCGACACCGGCTCGATGATCTCCATCGACGTCTTTCGGGCGGGCGTTCGCTTCAACGATGACCGGCAGAACGGTTTCGAGGACTGGGAGTTCTGGCTTTCCTGCGTGGAGCACGGCTTCGTCGGCACGCCTTGCCACGAGACGACCTTCGAATATCGCCTGCGGGCGGAAAGCCGCTTCAAGGAAGCCAACCGCGACCGTGCGACCTCCGTCAGCTTCCTCAGGAAGCGCCACAGGGCGCTGTTCCAGCGGCCGATGCTCGTCGACTTCGAACACGAGGAGTGCCCCCGTTATCTCTTCGCGCGCACCGAAGACGCTGCGATCTCGTTCTTCACCGATCCGACCAAGCAGCCGAAGAGGTTGCGTCTCGACGATATCATTCCGGCCTTCTGGGCAAACACCGGCGAGCCGGACAACGTGCACTTTCCGCCATTCGTGATGGCCGGCAGCGGCGCGACGATCGATCTGCTCTTGCGCTCGCGCATGTTGCCGAACGTGCTTTGCCATCTGGAACGGTTGAGCGAGAAGGCAAACGTCGTCTTCGTCCACCTCGGCAACGACGCCACGCAACGCAAGATCGAGCCGACGTTCCTCGATGCCGGATCCGAGCACGTCGGCCAGCCCGATCTCATCTTTATTTCGACGGCGCTCCTGCGCGACGTCATTCGCAACAATGCGCTCGACTGGTTCGCCTCGATCGGCAGCCAGCAGGTCTGGCCGACATCGGCGGTCCTCAATGTACGCTTCCCGTTCCCGAGGGCTTTACCGCGCCGCACGCTCATCACCCCGCAACAGGTGATGATCAATTGCGTCAACGCAATCGCCACCAGCCCGTTGCGCCGCACCGCCGGCCGCCGCTGGACCTGGCGCCCGCCGCGGCTCATGCCCTATTCCGATTTGCATAAAGCCCTGCGCACGGAGATCGGCGGCTCGCCGGTGCTGCCGCTCGGGCACAGCGAGGCCGGAAAGAAGACGGCAGCACTACTCGTGCCGAACGCCTCCTTCGGTGGCGCCGAAAAAGTTATCTATGCTGCGTCCCGCGAGTTGCGCGCCGCGGGTTACGAGACGCACCTGTTCGTGCTCGGCACCAGCCGGATGGACGTGATCGACGAATTCGACGCGAGCTTCGACTACGTGCATTTCTGGGATCAGGGCATTCCGGCCTGGGGCGGTTCCGGCTCGTTCCTGGGACAGGACTTCATCGCCGAACATCACGAGGTCGACTGGGGCGCATTGAAGGGCCAGCTTTCGGGCTTCGATCTCGTCATCAACAACCACGTCATGGCGATGCATCCGCTGATCGCCCGGCTGCGGTCCGAAGGCACGCGCACGGCGTGCTACCTGCATGTCGTCGACAACACGCCGTTCAAGCGGCCGGCTGGACAGCCTTTTGCAGCGATCGCGCACGAGCACTGCTACGATGCTTTCCTGACCTGCTCGGAACAGCTCAAGTTCTATCTGCACAGCTTCGGCGTTCCACTCGAGAAGATCTTTGCCGTTCCGAACGGTGCAAGCTTCTCCGTGCCGCCCAAGGTGCTTGCAGAGGTGTTGCAGGTCCGGCGGATCGAACGCAAGGACGACCGGTTGCGGCTTCTTTACATGGGCCGCCTCGACCAGCAAAAGGGCATCGACCGGCTCGCTGCGACGATTTCCGAGCTGCGCGCGGCACATGTGTTGTTCGACGCGCGGGCGATCGGCGGCGAGATTCTCGCCGACGCCAGCTTCTCCTGGACGGACCGCCTCAAGGAGCTTGGCGTCGATGTGCGCCCGCCAGTCTTTGCCAGCCGAGATCTGATCAAGGCGCTCGGTTGGGCAGACGTGCTGGTCATGCCGTCGCGCTGGGAAGGTGCGCCTTTGATGATCGCGGAAGCGCAGCAGCTTGGATGCGTCCCGATCGCGACCGCCGTCGGGGCCGTCGACGAACTCATCGTTGACCGTGAGGACGGCATCCTGATCGACGCACCCTCTGACCCGCAGGTGGTGCGGGACATGGTGAAAGCGATCACCGAGGTCGCCCGTGACCGCAACCTGCTCGCCCCCATCATGGAAGGCTGCCTCAGAACGGCGGCGCGCCGTGCCTGGCCCAACTCTTTCGCGGAGTTCCTTGGCTGGTGCGACACCTCCGTGAGCAATTCATCTCTTTCGCGCGCCAAGGTCATTCGTGTGCGTGAGACATCCAATACCGGCGTTGCAGCTGCAGTTTGA
- a CDS encoding polysaccharide pyruvyl transferase family protein, which produces MRILLTGIPSYLQRTVSRVSGATVHHKPYFDDIRSKKELIDQVKKIANTGNYLIGEGAAYALRGHDVTYVPFWHLVNSRGANDVYDALNKEFDMCVFASANLLRPGYSADLEADVFEKLKMPVLVMGIGIQKREGLKENLPAGTLRFLEVLKQKESFFLTRGYFTAEFLRAEGMKFVKPTGCPSLFFAPNEMRRSLTSLANADLASAQKLALGGYLGSVADTIVDAHALLKPDSVASYVIQDEVVAYNLTLPVDDNAPVYDRSSGRITGKTEYKHQEKWQRENELMVFFDTNQWRAWSSSRDLCIGRRFHGCVIGMQAGTPSLMIAVDDRMREMLEFIGFPYIEASVWNREGDKRAHLANFLSKIDAQAVTERYSACEANFQSALKQVGI; this is translated from the coding sequence ATGCGTATCCTGCTCACCGGAATCCCGTCCTATCTCCAGCGTACCGTCTCGCGTGTTTCCGGTGCGACGGTCCATCACAAGCCCTACTTCGACGATATCCGAAGCAAGAAGGAACTGATCGACCAGGTCAAAAAGATCGCCAACACCGGTAACTACCTGATCGGCGAGGGCGCAGCTTACGCCTTGCGCGGACATGACGTGACCTATGTGCCCTTCTGGCACCTGGTCAACAGCCGCGGCGCCAACGATGTCTATGATGCCCTGAACAAGGAATTCGACATGTGCGTGTTCGCCTCGGCGAACCTGTTGCGCCCGGGATATTCCGCCGATCTCGAAGCCGATGTATTCGAGAAACTGAAGATGCCCGTGCTGGTGATGGGCATCGGCATCCAGAAGCGCGAAGGGCTCAAGGAGAACCTGCCGGCCGGCACGTTGCGGTTCCTCGAGGTGTTGAAGCAGAAGGAGAGCTTCTTCCTGACCCGTGGCTATTTTACCGCGGAGTTCTTGAGGGCCGAGGGCATGAAGTTCGTCAAGCCGACCGGCTGCCCGTCGCTCTTCTTCGCACCGAACGAGATGCGACGCTCGCTGACGTCTCTTGCCAACGCGGACCTGGCATCGGCCCAGAAGCTGGCGCTCGGAGGATATCTCGGCAGCGTCGCCGACACGATCGTCGATGCCCACGCGCTGCTGAAGCCCGATAGTGTCGCAAGCTACGTTATCCAGGACGAGGTCGTTGCCTATAACCTGACGCTTCCCGTCGACGACAACGCGCCGGTCTATGACCGCTCGAGCGGACGCATCACCGGCAAGACCGAGTACAAGCACCAGGAGAAGTGGCAAAGAGAGAACGAACTCATGGTGTTCTTCGACACCAACCAGTGGCGCGCCTGGTCGTCGTCGAGAGATCTCTGCATCGGCCGGCGGTTCCACGGTTGCGTCATCGGTATGCAGGCGGGGACGCCGTCGTTGATGATTGCCGTCGACGACCGCATGCGGGAAATGCTTGAATTCATCGGCTTCCCCTATATCGAGGCGAGCGTGTGGAATCGTGAAGGCGACAAGCGCGCCCATCTTGCCAACTTCCTGTCCAAGATCGATGCACAAGCCGTCACCGAGCGGTACTCGGCATGCGAGGCGAACTTCCAAAGTGCGCTCAAACAGGTTGGCATCTAA
- a CDS encoding polysaccharide pyruvyl transferase family protein, producing the protein MRPRILLTGIPGHYTRLANGANGLSVSYSERQKQPESKDEFLQELRNISNTGNYLIGEGALRAIAPHAKQIPFWHLYNAHKNGSGFDEFNNNFDICVFTCANLLRKGLSADAEADVLSKLKMPIVMLGIGHQNRKDLETGLPEGTKRLLDVLKDREHYFLTRGYETAGYLKDQGFKYVRPTGCPSVYFAPNNMRASMKKLPNVKIGQAKTIFSGYLGANHDCIVDAIALNPEGAKPQYVIQDEFLHFDMKVEPDADGRVFDSCSGKMLGDLAFPGAERQKVPFDVRTFFDTNQWRAWASHMDFNFGRRFHGSIIAMQAGVPSLMVAVDDRMREMLGFTGLPSVEVQELEKAENRAEFVASHLAGLNASELVDRYSDRERNFRSVLREIGIGQ; encoded by the coding sequence ATGCGTCCAAGAATCCTCCTGACGGGCATTCCTGGTCATTATACGCGCCTCGCCAATGGCGCGAATGGCCTGTCGGTTTCCTATTCGGAACGGCAGAAACAGCCCGAATCGAAGGACGAGTTTCTTCAGGAGCTTCGCAACATCAGCAACACCGGCAACTATCTGATCGGTGAGGGAGCTCTGCGTGCCATCGCTCCGCATGCCAAGCAGATCCCGTTCTGGCATCTTTACAACGCCCACAAGAACGGCAGCGGCTTCGACGAGTTCAACAACAACTTCGACATCTGCGTCTTCACCTGCGCAAATCTCCTGCGCAAGGGTCTGTCGGCGGATGCCGAAGCCGATGTGTTGAGCAAGCTCAAGATGCCGATCGTCATGCTCGGTATCGGCCATCAGAACCGCAAGGACCTGGAAACCGGCCTGCCGGAGGGAACCAAGCGGCTGCTCGACGTGCTCAAGGACCGTGAACACTATTTCCTGACCCGCGGCTATGAGACGGCCGGCTACCTGAAGGACCAGGGCTTCAAATACGTTCGACCGACCGGCTGCCCCTCCGTCTACTTCGCACCGAACAACATGCGCGCGTCGATGAAGAAGCTGCCAAACGTCAAGATCGGCCAGGCAAAGACGATCTTCTCGGGTTATCTCGGTGCCAATCACGATTGCATCGTCGATGCCATTGCGCTGAACCCCGAGGGGGCAAAGCCGCAATACGTCATCCAGGACGAATTCCTGCACTTCGACATGAAGGTCGAGCCCGATGCCGATGGCAGAGTTTTCGATTCCTGCTCTGGTAAAATGCTTGGCGATCTCGCCTTTCCGGGCGCTGAGCGCCAGAAGGTGCCGTTCGACGTGCGCACCTTCTTCGATACCAACCAGTGGCGCGCCTGGGCCTCGCACATGGACTTCAACTTCGGTCGACGGTTCCACGGCTCGATCATCGCCATGCAGGCGGGTGTGCCGAGCCTGATGGTGGCGGTCGACGACCGGATGCGCGAGATGCTGGGCTTTACCGGCCTGCCGTCGGTCGAGGTGCAGGAACTCGAAAAAGCCGAAAACCGGGCGGAATTCGTCGCCAGCCATCTGGCCGGGCTGAACGCATCCGAATTGGTGGATCGCTACTCCGATCGCGAACGCAATTTCCGTTCGGTGCTGCGCGAAATCGGTATCGGCCAATAA
- a CDS encoding DUF6212 domain-containing protein: MSSGVRYSQAKRKLVVASDHDRASVEGSGIEHLVHFLPTGDRAQTTLENVFPLIGLAFSKEGEEDLAERLVSLRALGTVPDFPVKRLSAHTAAESAAIIQALVDGGVGRLARFSSAITSELALLRRERETLLENYRALEDAFQARNWEPVTEVFAHDPYVDPKDEGIGHLIANAFVEQLLPVSSHGVAGIALHFNSVPRDGGELVVVLSYVESGEGVAEWSVPFSQLVPTWNFFALPRTCGGGARTVRVRVSTTGSETIGLSLGYPIASEHYTARSETRHADLDLRPLAFRVYTGLPGVKPTRMPNMIAPTALLDGHFIEDYRLSVDLLSQIVDVSVTPVVPEFQTVRFLEHDNAVVCHPLASGVSAGAIGRAIEPGTISFSASAIVDHPKGAPAAVSFLLAPANSNPRSEVAELARKGSVKPSAFFSGWREVTNQQPININFQLDEPVRQPMDLMILSRAVTDSVDFSWLKVSGFRMVKQSGGASHVQQ, translated from the coding sequence ATGTCTTCTGGCGTGAGGTATTCGCAGGCGAAGCGAAAGCTGGTGGTGGCATCTGATCATGACAGGGCGAGTGTCGAAGGTAGCGGCATCGAGCACCTGGTTCATTTCCTTCCCACGGGCGATCGGGCCCAGACCACTCTCGAAAACGTATTCCCGCTGATCGGGCTCGCCTTCTCGAAAGAGGGGGAGGAGGACCTTGCGGAAAGGCTCGTGTCCTTGCGTGCGCTTGGCACTGTGCCGGATTTCCCGGTCAAGCGGTTGAGTGCGCACACCGCGGCAGAAAGTGCCGCCATCATTCAGGCGTTGGTCGATGGCGGTGTCGGGCGCCTTGCGCGATTTTCGAGTGCGATCACGTCGGAACTTGCTCTGTTGCGCCGCGAGCGCGAAACGCTGCTCGAAAATTATCGTGCGCTCGAAGACGCCTTCCAGGCCCGCAATTGGGAGCCGGTCACCGAGGTCTTTGCGCACGATCCCTATGTCGACCCCAAGGATGAAGGCATCGGCCATCTGATCGCCAATGCTTTTGTCGAGCAGCTCCTGCCGGTTTCCAGTCATGGCGTCGCAGGCATCGCGCTCCACTTCAATTCCGTTCCGAGAGACGGTGGTGAACTGGTCGTTGTCCTCAGTTATGTCGAAAGCGGCGAGGGCGTTGCGGAATGGTCCGTTCCGTTTTCACAGCTGGTTCCAACCTGGAACTTCTTCGCCTTGCCGCGCACCTGCGGCGGCGGTGCCAGAACCGTGCGGGTGAGGGTGTCGACGACCGGCTCGGAAACCATTGGCCTTTCGCTCGGCTACCCCATTGCCAGCGAGCACTACACGGCACGCTCAGAAACGCGTCACGCAGACCTTGATCTGCGTCCGCTCGCGTTTCGCGTCTACACGGGCCTTCCCGGCGTCAAGCCGACACGCATGCCCAACATGATCGCGCCGACGGCACTGCTCGACGGTCACTTCATCGAGGATTACCGGCTGTCGGTGGATCTGCTCAGCCAGATCGTTGACGTCTCCGTCACCCCGGTCGTTCCTGAGTTTCAAACGGTACGCTTCCTTGAGCACGACAACGCAGTAGTCTGCCATCCGCTGGCGAGCGGTGTGTCGGCCGGCGCGATCGGTCGCGCGATTGAGCCGGGAACCATATCGTTTTCAGCAAGCGCCATCGTCGATCACCCGAAGGGAGCGCCAGCGGCCGTCAGTTTCCTGCTCGCTCCAGCGAATTCGAACCCACGCTCGGAAGTCGCCGAACTCGCCCGCAAGGGCTCGGTCAAGCCTTCCGCATTCTTCAGCGGATGGCGCGAGGTCACGAACCAGCAGCCGATCAACATCAACTTCCAATTAGACGAGCCGGTGCGTCAGCCCATGGATCTGATGATCCTCAGTCGGGCAGTGACCGACTCCGTCGATTTTTCCTGGCTAAAGGTATCGGGCTTCCGGATGGTAAAGCAGTCGGGTGGTGCGTCTCATGTTCAGCAATAG